From one Henriciella marina DSM 19595 genomic stretch:
- the rpsR gene encoding 30S ribosomal protein S18: protein MSSENNKGDINITNIPARRTFNRRRKVDPFSGEGAPAIDYKDVKLLQRYISEKGKIVPSRITAVNVKNQRKLARAIKRARMLALLPFTVK, encoded by the coding sequence ATGTCTTCAGAAAACAACAAAGGTGATATCAACATCACCAACATCCCTGCCCGGCGCACATTCAACCGCCGTCGCAAGGTCGATCCGTTCTCGGGCGAAGGTGCTCCGGCGATCGACTACAAGGATGTGAAACTCCTGCAGCGCTATATCTCCGAGAAGGGCAAGATTGTCCCCTCGCGGATCACTGCAGTGAACGTCAAGAACCAGCGTAAGCTTGCCCGCGCCATCAAACGCGCCCGCATGCTCGCGCTTCTGCCATTCACCGTGAAGTAG